A single window of Hyphomicrobiales bacterium DNA harbors:
- a CDS encoding Polyhydroxyalkanoic acid synthase — protein MKDTGQVMPFPVQATLTRARAPASTAVARALNQPDGGGHEAFKAFDRMREALTAQMTGGLSPAAMALALFDWSIHLAHAPGKQAELLTKAVRKATRFAGYVSIASHDPQTPPCIEPLPGDTRFSGEAWQKPPYNFLVQAFLLNQQWWHNVTRDVPGVTPHHEDVVSFSARQLLDVASPSNNIFTNPEVIAKFWQTGGLNFLEGYRNWLDDVSRSATGQPAAGTENFVVGRDVAVTPGEVVFRNHLIELIQYKPATEDVFAEPVLIVPAWIMKYYILDLSPQNSLIRYLVERGHTVFCVSWRNPDAGDRQLGLDDYRRQGVMAALDAVNAIVPGVKIHATGYCLGGTLLSIAAAAMARAGDDRLASLTLLAAQTDFSEPGELALFIDHSQMHFLDSMMWNHGYLAADQMAGAFQLLRSNDLIWSRLVHDYLMGERAPMIDLMAWNADSTRMPYRMHAEYLQKLYLDNELAAGRFMVDGRPAALQNIRAPIFAVGTERDHVAPWRSVYKIHYLTDTDVTFVLTSGGHNAGIVSEPGRPRRRFRAGEKKATDVCLSADEWAEVAGLQEGSWWLAWADWLARHSTAKRVAPPSMGAENKGYRPLAAAPGSYVQQR, from the coding sequence GTGAAGGATACTGGCCAGGTCATGCCGTTCCCGGTGCAGGCCACACTGACGCGGGCCAGGGCTCCGGCCTCCACCGCTGTGGCTCGCGCGCTCAATCAACCCGACGGAGGCGGGCACGAGGCGTTCAAGGCCTTTGACCGCATGCGCGAGGCGCTGACGGCGCAGATGACCGGAGGTCTCTCGCCGGCGGCGATGGCGCTTGCCCTGTTCGATTGGTCGATCCACCTGGCTCACGCGCCGGGCAAGCAGGCCGAGCTCCTGACAAAGGCCGTGCGCAAAGCCACCCGCTTCGCGGGCTATGTTTCGATTGCGAGCCATGATCCGCAGACGCCGCCTTGCATCGAGCCCCTGCCAGGCGACACCCGTTTTTCTGGCGAGGCCTGGCAGAAGCCTCCCTATAACTTCCTCGTTCAGGCCTTCCTGCTCAATCAGCAATGGTGGCACAACGTCACGCGCGACGTGCCCGGCGTCACCCCGCATCATGAGGATGTCGTGTCGTTCTCGGCGCGGCAGCTCCTCGATGTGGCATCACCTTCCAACAACATTTTCACCAATCCCGAGGTCATCGCCAAATTCTGGCAGACCGGAGGCCTCAACTTTCTGGAGGGTTACAGGAACTGGCTTGACGATGTCAGCCGCTCCGCGACAGGGCAGCCGGCCGCCGGCACCGAGAATTTCGTCGTTGGGCGGGATGTTGCCGTAACACCAGGCGAAGTCGTCTTCCGGAACCATCTCATTGAGCTTATCCAATATAAGCCAGCGACAGAAGATGTTTTCGCTGAGCCAGTACTCATCGTGCCTGCCTGGATCATGAAATACTATATTCTTGATCTCTCGCCGCAGAACTCTCTTATCCGTTATCTCGTGGAGCGTGGTCACACGGTGTTCTGCGTGTCCTGGCGCAACCCGGATGCGGGGGATCGTCAACTGGGGCTTGACGACTATCGCCGTCAGGGCGTGATGGCGGCCCTTGATGCCGTCAATGCTATCGTTCCGGGCGTGAAGATCCACGCGACCGGATACTGCCTTGGCGGCACGCTGTTATCGATCGCGGCCGCAGCGATGGCGCGCGCGGGGGACGATCGGCTCGCGTCCCTCACGCTCCTTGCCGCGCAGACGGATTTCAGCGAGCCGGGGGAGCTCGCGCTGTTCATCGACCACAGCCAAATGCACTTCCTGGACAGCATGATGTGGAATCACGGCTATCTCGCCGCCGACCAGATGGCGGGGGCATTTCAGCTGCTGCGCTCCAATGATCTCATCTGGTCGCGTCTGGTGCATGACTACCTCATGGGCGAGCGCGCCCCGATGATCGACCTGATGGCCTGGAATGCGGATTCCACGCGCATGCCTTACCGCATGCATGCGGAGTATCTCCAGAAGCTCTATCTCGACAATGAGCTTGCGGCGGGACGCTTCATGGTGGATGGACGACCGGCTGCGCTTCAGAACATCCGCGCCCCGATCTTCGCGGTGGGGACCGAGCGGGACCATGTGGCCCCTTGGCGCTCGGTCTATAAAATCCACTATCTCACCGATACCGACGTGACCTTCGTATTGACCAGCGGTGGTCACAATGCCGGTATCGTGAGCGAGCCAGGCCGTCCGCGCCGTCGTTTCCGCGCTGGGGAGAAAAAGGCGACGGATGTCTGCCTGAGCGCCGACGAGTGGGCCGAGGTCGCGGGGCTACAGGAAGGGTCGTGGTGGCTGGCCTGGGCAGATTGGCTGGCGCGGCATTCCACGGCGAAGCGCGTCGCTCCGCCATCCATGGGCGCTGAGAACAAGGGGTACAGGCCCCTCGCCGCCGCGCCCGGCTCCTATGTCCAACAGAGGTGA
- a CDS encoding Lipoprotein-releasing system ATP-binding protein: protein MTIHDLCLNSVEMSFPGLAAPVLSIENLRIEAGTRVAIAGASGSGKSTFVNLVTGLERASKGRITWNSTDLGALSHSERDRWRGETIGLVMQDFHLFPGLSALDNVLLPARLAFAATPKHMQRAHDLLERAGLRQPGQYVETMSRGEMQRVAVARALLRKPAVIVADEPTASLDADSGKAVGDLIFELAMAEKSTLITVSHDQRLIARFERRIEFANGRVAADTAQG from the coding sequence ATGACGATTCATGATCTGTGCCTTAATAGCGTCGAAATGTCCTTTCCGGGACTCGCGGCACCTGTGCTCAGCATCGAGAACCTCAGGATCGAAGCCGGGACGCGCGTCGCCATCGCCGGAGCTTCAGGTTCCGGAAAGAGCACCTTCGTCAACCTGGTGACTGGCCTCGAACGGGCCAGCAAAGGACGCATCACGTGGAACAGCACGGATCTCGGCGCGCTCTCGCACAGTGAACGCGACCGCTGGCGCGGTGAGACCATTGGCCTCGTCATGCAGGACTTCCACCTGTTCCCCGGCCTCTCGGCATTGGACAATGTGCTGCTCCCGGCCCGGCTCGCCTTCGCGGCCACGCCGAAACACATGCAACGTGCGCACGATCTGCTGGAACGCGCCGGGCTCCGGCAGCCGGGGCAATATGTTGAAACGATGTCGCGCGGTGAGATGCAGCGCGTCGCCGTGGCGCGCGCCCTCTTGCGCAAGCCCGCGGTCATTGTCGCCGACGAGCCGACGGCCAGTCTTGATGCCGACAGCGGCAAAGCCGTCGGCGATCTTATTTTCGAGTTGGCAATGGCCGAGAAAAGTACCCTGATCACTGTATCGCACGACCAGCGCCTGATTGCGCGCTTCGAACGGCGGATCGAATTCGCGAACGGGCGCGTCGCTGCCGATACGGCCCAGGGCTAG
- a CDS encoding conserved exported hypothetical protein (Evidence 4 : Unknown function but conserved in other organisms) has product MFAFRSIRQTLVTPMSKMKTIIAPNRRQILGALAASAAAAGSTGAWAATPGLTFEELYGKVGVLGLEFSAKVNALKGRAVAMRGFMAPPLKAEANFFVLTKIPMALCPFCSSDADWPDDIVVVYLGDKQTFVQPSTTIEVHGKLETGSWTDPETGFVSLLRLRDAQYRVV; this is encoded by the coding sequence GTGTTTGCTTTTCGCAGTATCCGGCAAACATTGGTGACACCGATGTCCAAGATGAAGACCATCATAGCCCCGAATCGTCGCCAGATCCTGGGTGCTCTTGCAGCATCGGCAGCAGCGGCCGGTTCCACCGGCGCTTGGGCCGCGACGCCGGGCCTCACATTCGAGGAACTCTACGGCAAGGTTGGTGTGCTTGGCCTTGAATTCTCGGCAAAGGTCAACGCGTTGAAAGGCCGGGCTGTGGCGATGCGCGGATTCATGGCCCCGCCCTTGAAGGCCGAAGCAAATTTCTTCGTTCTCACAAAGATCCCGATGGCGCTCTGCCCGTTTTGCTCATCAGATGCCGATTGGCCCGACGATATCGTCGTCGTCTATCTCGGCGACAAGCAGACCTTCGTCCAGCCGAGCACGACGATAGAAGTTCACGGAAAGCTCGAGACGGGGTCATGGACCGATCCGGAGACGGGATTTGTCAGCCTTCTTCGCCTGCGCGATGCGCAATACCGTGTCGTCTGA
- a CDS encoding Alkaline phosphatase → MKKFLVALLATTALAGAAEAATVYPLDRATILTSSPFDFKVEFDGVVKPEDIKVTVNGQDYKTVFGKEAEFVAEEKGSKDKVLGSALVLRGLTLATPGAYKVDVSAGPQTKSVTWDVYGTSDKPKAKNVIFLLADGLSVAHRTAARIMSKGMTEGKANGRLNMDGLDRMAFIGTSSTEAVATDSANTMSAYMTGHKTAVNALGVYADRTPNSFDDPKVETIAEALRRQTKKSIGIVTTSELQDATPAAVVAHTRKRADKAEITEMMFEVKPDVVLGGGSAYFLPKATPGSKRKDEKDFVKSFRDAGYTLATDKAELANAAGTNTGKVLGLFHTGNLDSTLDREFLKKGTVDKFPNQPGLVEMTQAALNQLSKNPDGFFLMVEAANVDKMSHPLDWDRAVLDTIEFDKAIGVARDFAAKNPDTLIVVTGDHTHGVSIIGTVDDSKPGTEMREKVGTYATAGFPNYVDSNGDGYPDSVDVSRRLFLSANNGPDHYETYRPKLDGPFVPAIQNEKKEYVANEAYKDVPGAVFVAGNIPRDGDSGVHAVDDVVLQSSGPGSEGFKGYMEQSDVYRLLADVMALGVKQTQ, encoded by the coding sequence ATGAAGAAGTTTCTTGTCGCGCTGCTCGCGACCACGGCCCTGGCCGGCGCCGCCGAAGCAGCCACGGTCTATCCGCTGGATCGCGCGACTATCCTCACCTCCTCGCCTTTCGATTTCAAGGTTGAGTTCGATGGTGTGGTGAAGCCCGAGGACATCAAGGTCACGGTCAACGGCCAGGACTACAAGACGGTTTTCGGCAAGGAAGCCGAATTCGTGGCCGAGGAGAAGGGTTCCAAGGACAAGGTGCTCGGCTCGGCGCTTGTCCTGCGCGGCCTGACGCTCGCCACGCCCGGCGCCTACAAGGTCGATGTGTCGGCCGGGCCCCAGACGAAAAGCGTTACCTGGGACGTCTACGGCACGAGCGACAAGCCGAAGGCCAAGAACGTGATCTTCCTGCTCGCCGACGGCCTGTCGGTTGCGCATCGCACTGCGGCCCGCATTATGTCTAAGGGCATGACCGAGGGCAAGGCGAATGGCCGTCTGAACATGGATGGCCTCGACCGTATGGCCTTCATCGGCACGTCCTCGACCGAGGCCGTGGCGACCGACAGCGCCAACACGATGTCTGCCTATATGACGGGCCACAAGACGGCGGTGAACGCCCTTGGCGTCTATGCCGACCGCACCCCCAACAGCTTTGACGACCCTAAGGTCGAGACCATTGCCGAGGCCCTGCGCCGCCAGACGAAGAAGTCCATCGGCATCGTGACCACGTCCGAGCTGCAGGACGCGACGCCAGCCGCCGTCGTCGCCCACACCCGCAAGCGCGCCGACAAGGCCGAGATCACCGAGATGATGTTCGAGGTGAAGCCGGACGTCGTGCTCGGCGGTGGCTCCGCCTACTTCCTGCCGAAGGCCACACCCGGCTCCAAGCGCAAGGATGAGAAGGATTTCGTGAAGTCCTTCCGTGACGCCGGCTATACGCTCGCGACCGACAAGGCTGAGCTCGCCAACGCCGCCGGCACCAACACAGGCAAGGTGCTCGGCCTTTTCCACACCGGCAATCTCGACTCCACGCTCGACCGCGAGTTCCTGAAGAAGGGCACGGTCGACAAGTTCCCGAACCAGCCGGGCCTCGTCGAGATGACGCAGGCGGCGCTCAACCAGTTGTCGAAGAACCCGGACGGCTTCTTCCTGATGGTCGAGGCTGCCAATGTCGACAAGATGTCCCATCCGCTCGACTGGGACCGCGCCGTCCTCGATACGATCGAGTTCGACAAGGCCATCGGCGTCGCTCGCGACTTCGCGGCCAAGAACCCCGACACGCTGATCGTCGTCACGGGTGACCACACCCACGGCGTCTCGATCATCGGCACGGTCGATGACAGCAAGCCCGGCACCGAAATGCGCGAGAAAGTCGGCACCTATGCCACCGCCGGCTTCCCGAACTATGTCGACAGCAATGGCGACGGCTACCCGGACAGCGTCGACGTCTCCCGCCGTCTGTTCCTGAGCGCCAATAACGGCCCGGATCACTACGAGACCTATCGTCCGAAGCTCGATGGCCCGTTCGTCCCGGCCATCCAGAACGAGAAGAAGGAATATGTGGCCAACGAGGCTTACAAGGATGTGCCCGGCGCCGTCTTTGTCGCCGGCAACATTCCGCGCGACGGAGACTCCGGCGTGCATGCGGTTGATGACGTGGTGCTGCAGTCGTCGGGCCCCGGCTCTGAAGGCTTCAAAGGCTACATGGAACAGAGCGACGTCTATCGGTTGCTCGCCGATGTCATGGCTCTTGGCGTGAAGCAGACGCAGTAA